The following are encoded in a window of Oncorhynchus masou masou isolate Uvic2021 chromosome 17, UVic_Omas_1.1, whole genome shotgun sequence genomic DNA:
- the LOC135558222 gene encoding LOW QUALITY PROTEIN: junctional cadherin 5-associated protein-like (The sequence of the model RefSeq protein was modified relative to this genomic sequence to represent the inferred CDS: inserted 1 base in 1 codon): MYSVEDLLISHGYKLPKTSIPCPSSTSSATAPYEKQRHAAADCHREIPAAENQRSGRGGSLNGNEQAGDRGACVYSRSRQALLAKGYPGSCDKESGGERNQRRKEAVSGNLGDSLAQPLGDSLATDSGFYDAPSLTYSEQVERREQLDERDVFYWRRRGQDFSVLLDYADGRELRASAGFLKASEAAWRPQALIAEDHRGEREKQKQLWEDTSISWLREADAAPRQLRVVTGERKCQSLGTEEWKPAVGLGRQLSDGEGERWAQEQHHRLRTQESTGSILPRTRRMSQSLPRVLSPAGATEHANTLSSLVSFQLRPGQVDRQRVNSTVFSGPYSRYYHSAAVSRDRWARNSWQSVGHVALLPKPRFSRPVKPPSYEIHQQTRGSQEMLTVAVVDQQGGSKQPKDNRPVYYPRGGELQRQDYFAQHSAIFGMEPPGYIPPPSYKRAPPPIRGGPMNRNEVANYKWRGEMKIQMHMPMSSEAGKWFSGQTGGSWLEHYGERGIPYRKQVNANPNLNPGYTEEHLGHVHYLPFDNPRVRHISGGPGGNSLTDTDKFIRNMKKETPCAKVLGQSTHDSAXPPPQGLSLNNDCRKTSLNDNDGGSSTRWCNRGLINKGSVDSVAPDQSSGIYPTAFHIRPAQQLIRHVDQGQGVSETVTQVKTSVNEPDSTEKEKPRKTDSEKTEKNEKKSVKQKLSETIFCLVSVAVPLTPGGMSLDQNNNNDDEKPPSPVRPPSPVDSPSENKTGHLTNQSFQSTSSAEAELQALTGSIASSRSSSKIVRKLPIKPPKINHHKELKLSGAWPGNQYRDQETQTSPEARKPQHPPPPGIENKEAQDPHVPAPGSSDVITQDPSGVGNTAFSCPIKGVKSLKPSSNSAFSRTATFSISSQLIKSTAQPPAAPPLSPPPSGSIMEAKPAATCSGQEAFGQFLLKPVSRRPWDAIEELETINKEFQDQQQKQQQSSKRPSVDQCIEDLNEAYKDILELGTASNNISNNSGAVQIPERIKIRLAEEAGLSKPSSLRRSIESWSVSVDLEYGEVKSAFSRPAERKSVTFSKQLREELPVPPCKPTGFREYRVVSNLSQRRSSCSGRTVKLDLPSPSETPPPCHFTGPSDFTDSPSDPSKTRDFSPMTPTTHTAAEVPWADRQPMQDASTLTSPPDYEDICQSLQKTRDSEVNKTFTAISKPGGGSCNTEPLRGACLDSAEECPICKRESESQMSRPSPMSPLHEESSPDLSDQSSATIVGDRDSPQGAETSEESAEGEGDTKVSSDSGSNHSEAQTICCDWRKQLSLIDKKVEGSGTAEKTKQNQALAVAEDIGSLYKLKCAEDIPENESIEERAARILGIDVPAESLVTGEQRVSETATESKPAASEDTESSRANEQTVQTHVRDPDSEELDSGMVSTVPPDRQEAKEKETPQDNPEYIRSAKWTHLGRETPGMQEFPPDRLPLSVPINPDLKLSHSLEGEMRGRGHLQRVDALQDKLAASPSHRVAVERRARMKEVDPVSRMRRLSIRSTDSGEEGAETEGETKHCGEKVEVLSLPASSQSDTVEDREASEDTVLQDEEVSSLSEAYDPSGAEKV; encoded by the exons GTTCTATGACGCGCCCAGCTTAACCTATTCTGAGCAGGTCGAGAGAAGAGAGCAGTTGGATGAGAGGGATGTCTtctactggaggaggagaggccagGACTTCAGTGTCCTCCTGGATTACGCCGATGGCCGGGAGCTGAGAGCATCCGCTGGCTTTCTGAAGGCCTCCGAGGCGGCATGGCGACCACAGGCCCTGATCGCAGAGGAccataggggagagagggagaagcagaagCAGCTATGGGAAGACACCTCCATCTCCTGGCTGAGAGAGGCCGATGCGGCTCCTAGACAGTTAAGGGTAGTGACTGGGGAGCGAAAGTGCCAGAGCCTGGGCACAGAGGAGTGGAAGCCTGCGGTGGGGCTGGGGAGGCAGCTGTCGGATGGGGAGGGCGAGAGGTGGGCTCAGGAGCAGCACCACCGCCTGAGGACTCAAGAGAGCACTGGGTCTATCCTCCCCAGAACCAGAAGGATGTCCCAGTCCCTCCCCAGAGTGTTGTCACCTGCTGGAGCTACTGAACACGCTAACACACTGTCCAGTTTGGTCAGTTTCCAGCTTCGACCAGGCCAGGTTGATAGACAGAGAGTGAACAGCACCGTATTTTCCGGGCCTTATAGTAGGTATTACCACAGTGCCGCAGTCAGCAGGGACCGGTGGGCCAGGAACAGTTGGCAAAGCGTCGGACATGTTGCACTTTTACCAAAGCCCAGGTTCAGCAGGCCTGTCAAGCCTCCATCATACGAAATACACCAGCAGACTAGGGGTAGCCAGGAGATGCTCACTGTAGCTGTAGTAGATCAGCAGGGAGGGTCCAAACAGCCGAAAGACAACAGGCCTGTCTATTACCCACGGGGTGGAGAATTGCAAAGACAAGACTATTTTGCACAACACTCTGCTATCTTTGGCATGGAGCCCCCCGGTTATATCCCGCCCCCGTCTTATAAGAGAGCCCCGCCCCCAATCAGGGGAGGACCAATGAACCGCAACGAAGTGGCAAACTATAAGTGGAGGGGGGAGATGAAGATACAGATGCACATGCCTATGAGCTCAGAGGCGGGAAAGTGGTTTTCCGGACAGACAGGAGGGTCGTGGCTGGAACACTATGGGGAGCGGGGTATACCCTACAGGAAACAGGTTAAcgctaacccaaaccttaaccctggaTACACCGAGGagcacctgggtcatgttcactATTTACCCTTTGATAATCCGCGAGTGAGACATATCTCAGGGGGGCCTGGCGGAAATTCTCTTACTGACACTGACAAGTTTATCCGAAACATGAAGAAAGAGACTCCCTGCGCTAAGGTTTTAGGACAATCTACACACgatagtg ccccccccccacaggggCTCTCTCTCAATAACGACTGCCGCAAGACATCTCTCAATGACAACGacggtggtagtagtactagatggTGCAACAGGGGTTTAATAAACAAAGGAAGTGTAGACAGTGTCGCTCCTGATCAGAGCAGTGGTATCTATCCAACAGCTTTTCACATTAGACCTGCTCAGCAACTGATCAGGCATGTGGACCAAGGTCAAGGTGTGTCAGAAACTGTAACTCAAGTGAAAACGTCAGTCAATGAGCCTGACtccacagagaaagagaaaccaAGAAAAACGGACTCAGAGAAAACAgaaaaaaatgagaaaaagagTGTAAAACAAAAACTTAGTGAGACAATATTCTGTTTGGTGTCTGTTGCCGTCCCTCTAACGCCGGGTGGTATGTCCCTtgatcaaaacaacaacaacgacGACGAGAAGCCACCAAGCCCAGTCCGGCCACCAAGCCCAGTGGACAGTCCGAGTGAGAACAAAACGGGCCACTTAACAAACCAAAGTTTCCAAAGCACATCTTCAGCAGAGGCTGAGCTGCAAGCACTAACCGGTAGCATAGCGAGCAGCAGATCAAGCAGCAAAATAGTGAGAAAACTTCCTATTAAACCCCCCAAAATAAACCATCACAAGGAGCTGAAACTCTCAGGTGCATGGCCTGGGAACCAATACCGGGACCAGGAGACCCAAACTAGCCCAGAAGCCCGAAAGCCTCAGCATCCCCCTCCTCCAGGCATTGAAAACAAGGAAGCACAAGACCCTCACGTCCCGGCCCCAGGCTCCTCTGACGTCATCACCCAAGATCCCAGCGGTGTGGGCAATACTGCATTCAGCTGTCCTATAAAAGGGGTGAAGAGCCTGAAACCATCCAGCAACAGCGCCTTTTCCAGGACGGCCACTTTCTCCATTTCCAGCCAGCTGATCAAGAGCACAGCTCAGCCGCCAGCAGcgccaccactatcaccaccaccctCAGGAAGCATAATGGAGGCCAAACCAGCAGCGACCTGCAGTGGGCAGGAAGCCTTCGGTCAGTTCCTGCTGAAGCCCGTCAGCAGGCGGCCATGGGACGCCATCGAGGAGCTGGAGACTATCAACAAAGAGTTCCAGGatcagcagcagaagcagcagcagagcAGCAAGAGACCCAGTGTTGACCAGTGCATTGAGGACCTCAACGAGGCCTACAAAGACATCCTAGAGCTAGGCACTGCCAGCAATAACATTTCCAACAATAGTGGTGCTGTGCAGATCCCTGAGCGGATCAAGATAAGGCTGGCAGAGGAGGCGGGGCTCAGCAAGCCCAGCAGCCTTAGGCGCAGTATCGAGAGCTGGTCTGTGTCCGTCGACCTGGAGTACGGGGAGGTTAAGAGCGCTTTCTCCAGACCTGCTGAAAGAAAATCTGTGACTTTCAGCAAGCAGCTAAGAGAGgagctccctgtcccaccatgcAAGCCTACAGGATTCAGAGAATACAGGGTTGTTTCGAACTTGTCGCAGAGGAGAAGTAGCTGCAGTGGCAGGACAGTGAAGCTAGACCTCCCTTCGCCTTCGGAGACACCACCGCCTTGTCACTTCACCGGCCCGAGTGACTTTACTGACTCTCCTAGTGATCCCAGCAAGACCAGAGACTTCAGTCCAATGACTCCAACAACGCACACTGCAGCCGAAGTCCCCTGGGCAGATAGGCAGCCGATGCAGGACGCCTCCACACTTACGAGTCCCCCTGACTATGAGGACATATGTCAGTCTTTACAAAAGACCCGAGACTCAGAGGTTAACAAAACGTTCACCGCCATATCTAAACCTGGTGGTGGTAGCTGCAATACAGAGCCTCTAAGGGGAGCCTGTTTAGACTCTGCAGAGGAATGCCCCATTTgtaaaagagagagcgagagccagaTGTCCAGACCAAGTCCAATGTCTCCGCTCCACGAGGAGTCAAGCCCAGACTTATCCGATCAAAGTAGCGCGACGATTGTTGGCGACCGTGACAGTCCACAAGGAGCTGAAACATCTGAAGAATCAGCTGAAGGCGAAGGAGACACAAAGGTATCCTCTGACTCTGGCTCAAATCATTCAGAGGCTCAGACTATATGTTGCGATTGGAGGAAGCAGCTGTCACTCATAGATAAGAAGGTGGAGGGGAGTGGCACTGCTGAGAAGACTAAACAAAACCAAGCTCTGGCAGTGGCAGAGGACATTGGCAGTCTATACAAACTTAAATGTGCTGAGGACATTCCAGAGAACGAATCCATAGAGGAGAGGGCAGCCAGGATATTAGGGATTGATGTACCTGCAGAGTCTTTAGTCACAGGGGAGCAGCGGGTTAGCGAGACGGCAACCGAGAGTAAACCCGCTGCTAGTGAAGATACAGAAAGCAGCAGGGCAAACGAACAGACAGTACAAACACATGTGAGAGATCCAGATTCTGAGGAACTGGACTCTGGAATGGTATCTACAGTGCCTCCTGACAGGCAGGAGGCAAAAGAAAAGGAGACACCACAGGATAACCCAGAGTACATCAGGAGTGCCAAATGGACCCATCTGGGTCGAGAAACTCCAGGTATGCAGGAGTTTCCGCCAGACAGACTACCGCTTTCGGTCCccattaaccctgaccttaagcTGTCCCACAGcctggagggagagatgaggggcaGAGGACACTTGCAGCGCGTAGACGCCCTGCAGGATAAGCTGGCTGCATCGCCCAGCCACCGGGTGGCGGTAGAGCGCCGGGCACGGATGAAGGAAGTGGACCCGGTGTCGCGCATGAGACGCCTCAGCATCAGGAGCACAGACTCtggggaggagggggcagagacggagggggagaccAAGCATTGCGGTGAGAAAGTGGAAGTGCTCTCCCTACCTGCTTCCTCCCAGAGTGATACTGTGGAAGATAGAGAGGCCTCTGAAGACACAGTGTTGCAAGATGAGGAGGTGTCATCTCTCTCAG AGGCCTACGACCCAAGCGGAGCGGAGAAAGTGTAG